The Aquidulcibacter paucihalophilus genome has a window encoding:
- a CDS encoding aldo/keto reductase — MALAVVHQPDRAIPAPAGAREESLRLLLQTAADSGITRVATKPDGDGERWLGQAWPFPSPFQVSVRTVSVSDGVDRVEARARRSLERLGLPRGDLLLVSSAADLAGAEGRALWDRLLALKDRGLYRRIGFCATVEDGPSLLARRFQPDVVQLKCNLLDQRAQHSGALAELAALGVDIHAASVFADGLLFMSGEALPLEMHRHAPTLSRIRRRLAEARVDPMQATLAYAMGLPEVSAVVASIASAAELRAVIAAAHAQTPDLDWASMQLEPATITAAGPRRISSAA; from the coding sequence TTGGCTCTGGCCGTCGTGCATCAGCCCGACCGCGCCATTCCCGCGCCTGCCGGCGCGCGCGAGGAATCCCTGCGCCTGCTGCTCCAGACCGCCGCCGATTCCGGCATCACGCGGGTCGCGACCAAGCCTGACGGCGACGGCGAACGCTGGCTCGGCCAGGCCTGGCCCTTCCCTTCGCCCTTCCAGGTTTCGGTGCGCACCGTGTCCGTCAGTGACGGCGTCGACCGGGTCGAGGCCCGCGCCCGCCGCTCGCTGGAGCGTCTCGGCCTGCCGCGCGGCGACCTGCTGCTGGTCTCCAGCGCCGCCGATCTGGCCGGTGCCGAGGGCCGCGCCCTCTGGGACCGTCTGCTGGCCCTGAAGGACCGCGGCCTGTATCGCCGCATCGGCTTCTGCGCCACGGTCGAGGACGGCCCGAGCCTGCTGGCCCGGCGCTTCCAGCCGGACGTGGTCCAGCTGAAATGCAACCTCCTGGACCAGCGCGCCCAGCATTCCGGCGCCCTCGCCGAGCTCGCGGCCCTCGGCGTGGATATCCACGCCGCCTCGGTCTTTGCCGACGGCCTGCTGTTCATGAGCGGCGAGGCCCTGCCCCTCGAAATGCACCGCCACGCCCCGACCCTGTCGCGCATCCGGCGGCGTCTGGCCGAAGCCCGCGTCGATCCGATGCAGGCCACCCTGGCCTACGCCATGGGCCTGCCCGAGGTGTCCGCCGTCGTCGCCAGCATCGCCTCGGCCGCCGAACTGCGCGCCGTCATCGCCGCGGCCCATGCCCAGACGCCCGATCTCGACTGGGCCTCCATGCAGCTGGAGCCGGCGACGATCACCGCCGCCGGCCCGCGCAGGATCAGTAGCGCAGCCTGA
- the recQ gene encoding DNA helicase RecQ gives MFADSILSPPALSLADARATLERVWGHADFRGRQAEVVTEILAGRDVVAVLPTGGGKSVCYQIPAMLRPGLGLVVSPLIALMTDQVEALKQQGVAAARLDSGVSMDDRSAIWRQARAGELDLLYVSPEGLAQPHLIDRLHDLPLSLIAIDEAHCVSQWGHDFRPDYRTLGRLAELFPGVPRIAVTATADARTRDDIVRSLRLDDAKVVVDSFARPNLQLSAIRKESASRARTDAAVIDLVRQRRGKSGVVYCGSRDGCERVAQALREAGTNAIAYHAGMDARDRDRRLERFLAEDGAVMVATIAFGMGVDKADVRFVIHADPPGSLEAYWQEIGRAGRDGEPADGITLYGPSDIAWTLKRLEGRPMAEEVKAVQVRKARQLFAMLDGAVCRAQAVRRYFGEEGAERCGVCDLCLDPPAVFDATVPAQKALAAVQRLGERFGKTRVIDHLLGKTKDVQPWETALSTWAIGADTGQHTWRDVVDHLMFEGLLVEDPNEGKPLVRLGDPEAVRAVYRGERAIEVRAAAARAATAPRERTRTGRNAALETMDADVRARFEILRTWRRDRAAEQRVPPYVIFQDKTLLEIALAEPADLERLGHISGVGQTRLDRYGKGVLEALRQGAA, from the coding sequence ATGTTCGCCGACTCGATCCTTTCCCCGCCCGCCCTGTCGCTCGCCGACGCGCGGGCGACGCTGGAGCGGGTCTGGGGCCATGCCGATTTCCGCGGGCGCCAGGCTGAGGTGGTGACCGAAATCCTCGCCGGGCGCGACGTCGTCGCCGTCCTGCCGACCGGCGGCGGCAAGAGCGTCTGCTACCAGATCCCGGCCATGCTCCGGCCCGGGCTGGGTCTCGTCGTCTCGCCCCTGATCGCCCTGATGACCGACCAGGTCGAGGCGCTGAAACAGCAGGGGGTGGCGGCCGCGCGGCTCGACTCGGGCGTCTCCATGGACGACCGCTCGGCCATCTGGCGTCAGGCCCGGGCGGGGGAGCTGGACCTGCTTTATGTCTCACCCGAGGGACTGGCCCAGCCGCATCTGATCGACCGGCTGCACGACCTGCCTCTGAGCCTGATCGCCATCGACGAAGCGCATTGTGTCTCACAGTGGGGACATGATTTCCGTCCGGATTACAGGACCCTGGGCCGACTGGCCGAGCTGTTCCCGGGCGTGCCGCGGATCGCCGTCACCGCCACCGCCGACGCCCGAACCCGCGACGACATCGTCCGTTCGCTACGGCTGGACGATGCGAAGGTCGTGGTCGACAGCTTCGCCCGGCCGAATCTGCAACTCTCGGCGATCCGCAAGGAAAGCGCATCGCGGGCCCGCACGGACGCCGCCGTCATCGATCTGGTGCGCCAGCGGCGCGGCAAGTCCGGGGTGGTCTATTGCGGCAGCCGCGACGGCTGCGAACGGGTCGCCCAGGCCCTGCGCGAGGCCGGGACCAACGCCATCGCCTATCACGCCGGTATGGACGCCCGCGACCGCGACCGCCGGCTAGAGCGGTTCCTGGCCGAGGACGGGGCGGTCATGGTGGCGACCATCGCCTTCGGCATGGGAGTCGACAAGGCCGACGTCCGTTTCGTCATCCACGCCGATCCGCCAGGCTCGCTCGAGGCCTACTGGCAGGAGATCGGCCGGGCCGGCCGCGACGGCGAACCCGCCGACGGCATCACCCTGTACGGCCCCTCCGACATCGCCTGGACGCTGAAACGGCTCGAGGGCCGCCCCATGGCCGAGGAGGTCAAGGCGGTGCAGGTCCGCAAGGCCCGCCAGCTGTTCGCCATGCTCGACGGCGCCGTCTGTCGCGCCCAGGCCGTGCGCCGCTATTTCGGGGAAGAAGGCGCCGAACGCTGCGGCGTCTGCGACCTGTGCCTCGACCCGCCCGCCGTCTTCGACGCCACCGTCCCGGCCCAGAAGGCGCTGGCGGCGGTGCAGCGGCTGGGCGAGCGGTTCGGCAAGACCCGCGTCATCGACCACCTGCTGGGCAAGACGAAGGACGTCCAGCCCTGGGAGACGGCCCTGTCCACCTGGGCCATCGGCGCCGACACGGGCCAGCACACCTGGCGCGACGTGGTCGACCATCTGATGTTCGAAGGGCTGCTGGTCGAGGACCCGAATGAGGGCAAGCCGCTGGTCCGGCTGGGCGATCCCGAGGCCGTGCGCGCCGTCTATCGCGGCGAACGCGCCATTGAGGTGCGCGCCGCCGCCGCCCGCGCCGCCACAGCCCCGCGCGAGCGGACGCGCACGGGCCGCAACGCCGCGCTCGAGACCATGGACGCCGACGTCCGCGCCCGGTTCGAGATCCTGCGGACCTGGCGCCGCGACCGGGCCGCCGAACAGCGCGTCCCCCCCTATGTGATTTTCCAGGACAAGACCCTGCTGGAAATCGCCCTCGCCGAACCGGCCGACCTCGAGCGGCTGGGCCATATCTCCGGCGTCGGCCAGACCCGGCTGGACCGCTATGGCAAGGGCGTACTGGAGGCCCTGCGGCAGGGCGCGGCCTGA
- a CDS encoding TonB-dependent receptor yields the protein MTRSILYATAAAVCLPLPAWALTAGEPGSDLPEVVVTATRLPAIVADTPGARTIDRATIDRRGAVFAADILGDVPGLSVYRAGLGGVTSVRIRGASQDKSLVLVDGVPVNDPSQPAGGFDFAGFDLTDVDRIETLSGPQSSLWGSDAIGGVIAFTSRELDGLRAGVEAGSLGTQRGRLQIGRADDRHALGAFVSHYESDGVSAAASGTEADGFETTAWGVNGRYAFDSRVEIDGRIRHADRFAELDGFGPVDSLDTTDTTDRSGFVRLALTDVLGLDHRVTAAVSDIARTTDSAFPSAYQGEHRLWRWQADSRGTGPVIYAFGIEREETGADLNGYSAGLGVDSAFGTLRWAASDRLTLNLGLRHDSTDDFGGETTGRISAAYRLDGGLTLSGAFGTGFKTPSVSQAVCDFCFVLPGTAVAPLVPEYARGGEIALGWRSTDGRFDGRATLYRLEVEDQIDGFFDSGSFEFYYVNIAETRTDGVEVEGRAVLGAGFDLSASYAWTDAVNEATGAAILRVPEQAGSATLGWTGGRWSGALTVRAEGDMPDSGGTRDGFVTANLNAAWDVTDAITLTARIENLTDETWQQLLGYGEPGRSGSVGIRLRY from the coding sequence ATGACGCGATCCATCCTCTACGCCACGGCCGCGGCCGTGTGCCTTCCCCTGCCCGCCTGGGCGTTGACCGCCGGTGAACCGGGCAGCGATCTGCCCGAGGTCGTCGTCACCGCCACCCGTCTGCCGGCCATCGTCGCCGACACACCGGGGGCCCGGACCATCGACCGGGCGACCATCGACCGGCGCGGTGCCGTCTTCGCCGCCGACATCCTCGGCGATGTGCCCGGCCTGTCCGTCTATCGCGCGGGCCTCGGCGGGGTGACCTCGGTGCGAATCCGCGGTGCCAGCCAGGACAAGTCGCTGGTCCTCGTCGATGGTGTGCCGGTGAATGACCCGTCCCAGCCGGCCGGCGGCTTCGACTTCGCGGGCTTCGACCTGACCGACGTCGACCGCATCGAAACGCTCAGCGGACCGCAGTCGTCCCTGTGGGGCTCGGACGCCATCGGCGGCGTGATCGCCTTCACCAGCCGCGAACTGGACGGCCTGCGCGCCGGGGTCGAGGCCGGATCGCTCGGCACACAGCGCGGCCGGCTGCAGATCGGCCGGGCAGACGACCGCCATGCGCTCGGTGCCTTCGTCTCACACTATGAAAGCGACGGTGTCTCGGCCGCGGCGAGCGGGACCGAGGCCGATGGCTTCGAGACCACCGCCTGGGGCGTGAACGGCCGCTACGCCTTCGACAGCCGCGTCGAGATCGACGGCCGCATCCGTCATGCCGACCGTTTTGCCGAGCTCGACGGGTTTGGCCCCGTCGATTCGCTGGATACGACCGACACCACGGACCGTTCGGGTTTCGTCCGACTGGCGCTCACCGACGTCCTCGGCCTCGATCACCGGGTCACGGCGGCCGTCTCGGACATCGCGCGGACCACTGACAGCGCCTTCCCTTCGGCCTATCAGGGCGAGCACCGCCTGTGGCGCTGGCAGGCCGACAGCCGGGGGACCGGCCCGGTGATCTATGCCTTCGGGATCGAGCGCGAGGAGACCGGGGCCGATCTGAACGGATACAGCGCCGGCCTCGGCGTCGATTCGGCCTTCGGGACGTTGCGTTGGGCCGCGTCGGACCGGCTGACGCTGAATCTCGGCCTGCGCCATGATTCGACCGACGACTTCGGCGGCGAGACGACCGGTCGGATTTCGGCCGCGTACCGGCTGGACGGCGGCCTGACCCTGTCCGGCGCGTTCGGGACCGGCTTCAAGACGCCCAGCGTCAGCCAGGCGGTCTGCGACTTCTGCTTCGTACTGCCGGGCACGGCGGTCGCGCCGCTGGTTCCCGAATACGCCCGCGGTGGCGAGATCGCCCTGGGCTGGCGGTCGACGGATGGACGCTTCGACGGTCGCGCAACCCTCTACCGGCTGGAGGTGGAGGACCAGATCGACGGCTTCTTCGATTCCGGGAGCTTCGAATTCTACTACGTCAACATCGCCGAGACCCGGACCGACGGGGTCGAAGTCGAAGGCCGGGCCGTGCTGGGCGCAGGCTTTGACCTCAGCGCCTCATACGCCTGGACCGACGCCGTCAATGAAGCGACCGGCGCCGCCATCCTGCGCGTGCCGGAACAGGCGGGGTCCGCGACCCTGGGCTGGACCGGCGGTCGCTGGTCGGGAGCCCTGACCGTGCGGGCGGAGGGCGATATGCCCGACTCGGGCGGAACGCGGGACGGCTTCGTGACGGCGAACCTGAACGCCGCCTGGGATGTCACGGATGCCATCACCCTGACCGCGCGGATCGAAAACCTGACGGACGAAACCTGGCAACAGCTGCTGGGCTATGGCGAGCCGGGCCGGTCCGGCTCGGTCGGGATCAGGCTGCGCTACTGA
- the glnD gene encoding [protein-PII] uridylyltransferase, which yields MTDVLDDRLIEAASASDVRKAVAAILGESFDAARARIARRLDAGGEGVEVARLYSGAADDLLNALWRFTTETLYPAANPSEAERLSLIAVGGYGRGVLAPHSDLDLLFLRPWKSIPRTEQVIEFMLYVLWDLGLKVGQSARSVDECLALSKSDMTVRTALLESRPLAGDEKLADDFITRFRALVVKSDPRPFIAAKLEERDVRHQKSGAVRYRVEPNVKDGKGGLRDLNTLFWIARSLAPDSPLGARVMDGLLTARERRTFEESFDFLWRVRAHLHLTAGRPEEKLTFDLQPEVARRMGWRGRGDEPAVERFMRRYFLVARDVGALTRAMSAKLEARQQKSTMSLSRLIPGRKRKLGVEGFIEDAGRLSVKGPEVFAEAPEKLLMLFRTADEHDLDIHPDAFSAVSRSLSLVTPSLRRDPEATRAFLDILAHGQRPYRVLTLMNETGLLGRFLPEWGRIVGQTQFNMYHAYTVDEHTLQAIGIINDIWRGKLKAEHPSSSEIVHRIDDFEALMLAMLLHDVGKGGDRGQLEDGAIAARRACDRLGLDPRRTEFVVWLVRNHLALSDYAQKRDVSDPATVRAFTRLVGDPERLRTLLILTVADIRAVGPGVWNAWKGGLIRDLYQRTEGVFRGEDVTHADPLDDYPELVGRARKSGAAVEVLTIREDEAEEYAATRVAVAARDRPGLFVDLAAALAAAGADVVGARVATAGDGTALDVFELQDGGGAPYGQAEPRRLTRLIATLEAAARGGARIATAPAPAPSPRRAAFDVRPTAIVDLDESPDAAVVEVSGADRPGLLADLARVLADNGLSIRSAHIAGFGERAVDSFYVTDSRGRKPGAGPKLERLRLELEAVLDRVDRAGTRHSTPVRASLRDVSEVGRRASAPDPVSRAPEAG from the coding sequence GTGACCGACGTGCTCGACGACCGGCTGATCGAGGCCGCGTCCGCGTCCGACGTACGCAAGGCCGTGGCGGCCATCCTTGGCGAGTCGTTCGACGCCGCCCGCGCCCGCATCGCCCGGCGACTCGACGCGGGCGGGGAGGGTGTCGAGGTGGCCCGGCTCTATTCCGGCGCCGCCGACGACCTGCTGAACGCCCTGTGGCGGTTCACCACCGAAACCCTCTATCCCGCCGCCAACCCCAGCGAGGCCGAAAGGCTCAGCCTGATCGCGGTCGGCGGCTATGGCCGGGGCGTGCTGGCACCCCACTCCGACCTCGACCTGCTGTTTCTGCGCCCGTGGAAATCGATCCCGCGCACCGAACAGGTGATCGAGTTCATGCTCTATGTCCTGTGGGACCTCGGCCTGAAGGTCGGGCAGTCGGCGCGGTCGGTCGACGAATGTCTGGCCCTGTCGAAATCCGACATGACGGTGCGCACCGCCCTGCTGGAGTCGAGGCCCCTGGCCGGCGACGAGAAGCTGGCCGACGACTTCATTACCCGTTTCCGTGCCCTCGTGGTCAAGTCCGACCCCCGCCCCTTCATCGCCGCCAAGCTGGAGGAGCGTGACGTCCGGCACCAGAAATCCGGTGCGGTCCGCTACCGGGTCGAGCCCAACGTCAAGGACGGTAAGGGGGGCCTGCGCGACCTCAACACCCTGTTCTGGATCGCCCGGTCGCTGGCACCCGACAGCCCGCTGGGCGCGCGGGTGATGGACGGCCTGCTGACCGCCCGCGAACGGCGCACCTTCGAGGAGTCCTTCGACTTCCTGTGGCGGGTCCGGGCGCATCTGCACCTCACGGCGGGACGGCCGGAGGAGAAGCTGACCTTCGATCTCCAGCCCGAGGTGGCCCGGCGGATGGGCTGGCGCGGGCGCGGCGACGAGCCGGCGGTCGAGCGGTTCATGCGCCGATATTTCCTCGTCGCCCGCGACGTCGGCGCCCTGACCCGCGCCATGTCGGCCAAGCTGGAAGCCCGCCAGCAGAAGTCGACCATGAGCCTGTCGCGGCTGATCCCCGGCCGCAAGCGCAAGCTCGGCGTCGAGGGCTTCATCGAGGACGCCGGCCGCCTGTCGGTCAAGGGTCCCGAGGTCTTCGCCGAGGCACCCGAAAAGCTGCTGATGCTGTTCCGCACGGCGGACGAGCACGACCTGGACATTCACCCCGACGCCTTTTCGGCGGTCAGCCGGTCGTTGTCGCTGGTCACCCCCTCGCTGCGGCGCGACCCGGAGGCGACGCGCGCCTTCCTCGACATCCTCGCCCACGGCCAGCGACCGTACCGGGTTCTGACCCTGATGAACGAGACCGGTCTGCTGGGCCGGTTCCTGCCTGAGTGGGGCCGGATCGTCGGCCAGACCCAGTTCAACATGTACCACGCCTATACGGTCGACGAGCACACGCTGCAGGCCATCGGCATCATCAACGACATCTGGCGCGGCAAGCTGAAGGCCGAGCATCCGTCCTCGTCCGAGATCGTCCACCGGATCGACGACTTCGAGGCCCTGATGCTGGCCATGCTGCTGCACGATGTCGGCAAGGGTGGCGACCGGGGACAGCTGGAGGACGGTGCCATCGCCGCGCGGCGCGCCTGCGACCGTCTGGGGCTCGATCCGCGCCGGACCGAGTTCGTGGTCTGGCTGGTGCGCAACCATCTGGCCCTGTCGGACTACGCCCAGAAGCGCGACGTCTCCGATCCGGCGACGGTCAGGGCCTTCACCAGGCTGGTGGGCGATCCCGAGCGGCTGCGGACCCTGCTGATCCTGACCGTGGCCGACATCCGCGCCGTCGGGCCGGGCGTCTGGAATGCGTGGAAGGGCGGGCTGATCCGCGACCTGTACCAGCGCACCGAGGGCGTGTTCCGGGGCGAGGACGTGACCCATGCGGACCCGCTGGACGACTACCCTGAACTGGTCGGGCGCGCCCGCAAGAGCGGCGCGGCGGTCGAGGTGCTGACGATCCGGGAGGACGAGGCCGAGGAGTACGCCGCCACCCGGGTGGCCGTCGCCGCCCGGGATCGGCCCGGCCTGTTCGTCGATCTGGCGGCCGCCCTGGCCGCCGCGGGTGCCGATGTCGTCGGGGCCCGGGTGGCGACCGCCGGGGACGGGACTGCCCTGGACGTATTCGAGCTTCAGGACGGCGGCGGCGCCCCCTATGGCCAGGCCGAGCCGCGCCGCCTGACCCGGCTGATCGCCACCCTGGAGGCCGCCGCGCGCGGCGGTGCCCGGATCGCGACCGCGCCAGCGCCGGCGCCCAGCCCGCGCCGGGCCGCCTTCGACGTGCGGCCGACCGCCATCGTCGATCTGGACGAGAGCCCCGACGCCGCCGTGGTCGAGGTCTCCGGTGCCGACCGGCCGGGTCTGCTGGCCGACCTCGCCCGCGTCCTGGCCGACAACGGCCTGTCGATCCGCTCGGCCCATATCGCCGGTTTCGGCGAGCGCGCGGTCGACAGCTTCTATGTCACCGACTCCCGGGGCCGAAAGCCGGGCGCGGGGCCGAAGCTGGAACGACTGCGGCTCGAGCTGGAAGCCGTGCTGGACCGCGTGGACCGCGCCGGGACCCGGCATTCCACCCCGGTCCGGGCCAGCCTGCGCGACGTGTCCGAGGTCGGCCGGCGCGCTTCCGCGCCAGACCCCGTATCGCGCGCGCCGGAAGCAGGATAA
- the mutS gene encoding DNA mismatch repair protein MutS — MNAPLVHPPTADAVPSSEGVTPVMAQFLAAKASQPDAIVFFRMGDFYELFFKDAEIASKALGITLTKRGKHQGEDIPMAGVPVHALDGYLARLIRQGFKAAICEQLEAPSEARKRGSKAVVHRDIVRVVTPGTLTEDSLLDARGANRLAAVSVRKGRAAVAVVELSAGSVDAVACSLEDLGATLASFRASEVLVPDRLFSDETTKAALDGSGGVVQALPQALAEPVGARVRVERLYGVASLDGFGAFEEAEVSALGLIAAYLETTQAGKIPALSPPRRSGDSGFLAIDPATRLSLEIDRTQRGEREGSLLACIDRTVTSGGARALAERIARPLRDPAQINHGLDAVEWLLERRDLRRDLRDGLRASSDVARAVSRLVLGRGGPRDLAAIRTGLSIAEGIAGLFPPSREPLSGPPARLVACLDRMTLSPDLGRLLVDLAEGLVAEPPHLARDGGFVSAGYRPELEEARRLRDDSRRVVADLEARAVAEAGVPFKIRHNAVLGYFLETSAKAAEPLLRPTGESPFIHRQTLANQVRFTTVELSELDAKISQAGYRALAIEGETFEVWRATVQSLARPLQAVAEALAELDAHAALAEWAEEVGGVRPAIDDTGCFEVSAGRHPVVEAAVKAQGDPYTPNDCRLDGSGAANSERAGARLSIVTGPNMAGKSTFLRQNALLVVLAQAGAFVPAKAMRLGVVDRLFSRVGAGDDLARGRSTFMTEMVETAAILTQATDRSFVVLDEIGRGTATYDGLAIAWAVAEALHDRNRARTLFATHYHELAGLETRLAHVCNLSMAAREWNGDLVFLHEARPGAADRSYGVQVAKLAGVPAAVVERAREVLERLEGEKAAAISLDDLPLFAVAEPAPPPRSSAVEDALQAIEPDELSPREALEALYRLKGLGRR; from the coding sequence ATGAACGCCCCCCTCGTCCATCCCCCGACAGCCGACGCCGTCCCGTCCAGCGAGGGCGTGACGCCGGTCATGGCGCAATTCCTGGCGGCCAAGGCCAGCCAGCCGGACGCCATCGTCTTCTTCCGCATGGGCGATTTCTACGAGCTGTTCTTCAAGGACGCGGAGATCGCCTCGAAGGCCCTCGGCATCACCCTGACCAAACGCGGCAAGCACCAGGGCGAGGACATCCCCATGGCCGGCGTGCCGGTGCATGCGCTGGACGGCTATCTGGCGCGACTGATCCGGCAGGGGTTCAAGGCCGCCATCTGCGAACAGCTGGAGGCCCCGTCCGAGGCCCGCAAGCGCGGCTCCAAGGCGGTGGTCCATCGCGACATCGTCCGCGTCGTCACCCCCGGCACCCTGACCGAGGACAGTCTGCTTGATGCGCGCGGAGCCAACCGGCTGGCCGCCGTCTCGGTGCGCAAGGGCCGGGCCGCCGTGGCCGTGGTCGAGCTGTCGGCCGGATCGGTCGACGCGGTCGCCTGTTCGCTGGAAGATCTCGGTGCCACCCTCGCCTCCTTCCGGGCCTCGGAAGTGCTGGTGCCCGACCGCCTGTTCTCGGACGAAACGACCAAGGCCGCGCTCGACGGCTCGGGCGGTGTCGTTCAGGCCCTGCCCCAGGCGCTGGCCGAGCCGGTCGGGGCGCGGGTCCGGGTCGAGCGGCTGTACGGCGTCGCCTCGCTGGACGGTTTCGGGGCTTTCGAGGAGGCCGAGGTCTCGGCCCTGGGCCTGATCGCCGCCTATCTGGAGACCACCCAGGCCGGAAAGATCCCGGCCCTGTCGCCGCCGCGCCGTTCTGGCGACAGCGGCTTCCTCGCCATCGATCCGGCGACCCGGTTGAGCCTCGAAATCGACCGCACCCAGCGCGGCGAACGCGAGGGGTCGCTGCTGGCCTGCATCGACCGCACCGTCACCTCGGGCGGCGCCCGGGCCCTCGCCGAACGGATCGCCCGGCCGCTGCGCGACCCGGCTCAAATCAATCATGGACTCGATGCCGTCGAATGGCTGCTGGAGCGTCGCGACCTGCGCCGCGACCTCCGCGACGGTCTGAGGGCGTCGTCGGATGTGGCCCGCGCCGTCTCACGGCTGGTTCTGGGCCGCGGCGGGCCGCGCGATCTGGCCGCCATCCGCACCGGCCTGTCGATCGCCGAGGGCATCGCCGGCCTGTTCCCGCCGTCGCGCGAGCCCCTGTCCGGCCCGCCGGCGCGGCTCGTCGCCTGCCTCGACCGGATGACGCTGTCGCCCGATCTGGGGAGGCTGCTGGTCGATCTGGCCGAGGGTCTGGTCGCCGAACCGCCGCATCTGGCCCGCGACGGCGGCTTCGTCTCGGCCGGCTATCGCCCTGAGCTGGAAGAGGCGCGTCGTCTGCGCGACGACAGCCGCCGCGTGGTCGCCGACCTTGAGGCCCGGGCCGTGGCTGAGGCGGGGGTGCCGTTCAAGATCCGCCACAACGCCGTGCTCGGCTATTTCCTCGAGACCTCGGCCAAGGCCGCCGAGCCACTCCTCCGGCCCACGGGCGAGAGCCCCTTCATCCATCGGCAGACGCTGGCCAACCAGGTCCGCTTCACCACCGTCGAACTGTCCGAGCTCGACGCGAAGATCAGCCAGGCCGGCTATCGGGCGCTGGCCATCGAGGGCGAGACCTTCGAGGTCTGGCGCGCCACGGTCCAGTCGCTGGCCCGGCCACTTCAGGCGGTGGCCGAGGCGCTGGCCGAGCTCGACGCCCATGCCGCCCTCGCCGAATGGGCCGAGGAGGTCGGCGGCGTCCGTCCCGCCATCGACGATACCGGCTGTTTCGAGGTCTCCGCCGGGCGGCACCCGGTGGTCGAGGCGGCGGTGAAGGCGCAGGGCGATCCCTATACGCCCAATGACTGCAGGCTGGACGGATCCGGCGCGGCCAATTCCGAGAGGGCGGGCGCGCGCCTGTCGATCGTCACCGGGCCGAACATGGCCGGCAAGTCGACCTTCCTGCGCCAGAACGCCCTGCTGGTGGTGCTGGCCCAGGCAGGAGCCTTCGTTCCGGCGAAGGCCATGCGGCTGGGCGTGGTGGACCGGCTGTTCAGCCGCGTCGGTGCCGGCGACGATCTGGCGCGCGGGCGCTCGACCTTCATGACGGAGATGGTCGAGACCGCCGCCATCCTGACCCAGGCCACGGACCGCAGCTTCGTTGTGCTGGACGAGATCGGGCGCGGCACCGCCACCTATGACGGCCTGGCCATCGCCTGGGCCGTGGCCGAGGCCCTGCACGACCGCAATCGCGCCCGCACCCTGTTCGCCACCCACTATCACGAGCTCGCGGGCCTCGAGACGCGGCTGGCGCACGTCTGCAACCTGTCGATGGCGGCTCGGGAATGGAACGGTGACCTCGTCTTCCTGCATGAGGCCCGGCCCGGTGCCGCCGACCGCTCCTACGGCGTGCAGGTGGCGAAACTGGCCGGCGTGCCCGCCGCCGTGGTTGAGCGCGCCCGGGAAGTGCTCGAACGGCTGGAGGGCGAAAAGGCCGCCGCCATCAGCCTGGACGACCTGCCCCTGTTCGCAGTGGCCGAACCCGCGCCGCCGCCGCGGTCGTCGGCCGTCGAGGACGCCCTGCAGGCCATCGAACCCGATGAACTGTCGCCACGCGAGGCGCTGGAGGCCCTGTACCGGCTGAAGGGCCTCGGCCGCCGGTGA